In Streptococcus oralis, a single window of DNA contains:
- the dnaK gene encoding molecular chaperone DnaK, with the protein MSKIIGIDLGTTNSAVAVLEGTESKIIANPEGNRTTPSVVSFKNGEIIVGDAAKRQAVTNPDTVISIKSKMGTSEKVSANGKEYTPQEISAMILQYLKGYAEEYLGEKVTKAVITVPAYFNDAQRQATKDAGKIAGLEVERIVNEPTAAALAYGLDKTDKEEKILVFDLGGGTFDVSILELGDGVFDVLSTAGDNKLGGDDFDQKIIDHLVAEFKKENGIDLSNDKMAVQRLKDAAEKAKKDLSGVTSTQISLPFITAGEAGPLHLEMTLTRAKFDDLTRDLVERTKVPVRQALSDAGLSLSEIDEVILVGGSTRIPAVVEAVKSETGKEPNKSVNPDEVVAMGAAIQGGVITGDVKDVVLLDVTPLSLGIETMGGVFTKLIDRNTTIPTSKSQVFSTAADNQPAVDIHVLQGERPMAADNKTLGRFQLTDIPAAPRGIPQIEVTFDIDKNGIVSVKAKDLGTQKEQTIVIQSNSGLTDEEIDRMMKDAEANAEADKKRKEEVDLRNEVDQAIFATEKTIKETEGKGFDAERDAAQAALDELKKAQEDNNLDEMKAKLEALNEKAQGLAVKLYEQAAAAQQAQAGAEGAQATGNAGDDVVDGEFTEK; encoded by the coding sequence ATGTCTAAAATTATCGGTATTGACTTAGGTACAACAAACTCAGCAGTTGCAGTTCTTGAAGGAACTGAAAGCAAAATCATCGCAAACCCAGAAGGTAACCGTACAACTCCATCTGTAGTATCATTCAAAAACGGAGAAATCATCGTTGGTGATGCCGCAAAACGCCAAGCAGTCACAAACCCAGATACAGTTATCTCTATCAAATCTAAGATGGGAACTTCTGAAAAAGTTTCTGCAAATGGAAAAGAATACACTCCACAAGAAATCTCAGCTATGATTCTTCAATACTTGAAAGGTTACGCTGAAGAATACCTTGGTGAAAAAGTAACCAAAGCAGTTATCACAGTCCCAGCTTACTTCAACGATGCTCAACGTCAAGCAACAAAAGACGCTGGTAAAATCGCTGGTCTTGAAGTAGAACGTATCGTTAACGAGCCAACTGCAGCAGCTCTTGCATACGGTTTGGACAAGACTGACAAAGAAGAAAAAATCTTGGTATTTGACCTTGGTGGTGGTACATTCGACGTCTCTATCCTTGAATTGGGTGATGGTGTATTTGATGTATTGTCAACTGCAGGGGACAACAAACTCGGTGGTGATGACTTTGACCAAAAGATCATCGACCACTTAGTAGCAGAATTCAAGAAAGAAAATGGTATCGACTTGTCAAACGACAAAATGGCTGTTCAACGTTTGAAGGACGCAGCTGAAAAAGCTAAGAAAGACCTTTCTGGCGTGACTTCAACGCAAATCAGCTTGCCATTCATCACTGCAGGTGAGGCTGGACCTCTTCACTTGGAAATGACTTTGACTCGTGCGAAATTTGACGATTTGACTCGTGACCTTGTTGAACGTACAAAAGTTCCAGTTCGTCAAGCCCTTTCAGATGCAGGTTTGAGCTTGTCAGAAATCGATGAAGTTATCCTTGTTGGTGGTTCAACTCGTATCCCTGCCGTTGTTGAAGCTGTTAAATCTGAAACTGGTAAAGAACCAAACAAATCAGTAAACCCTGACGAAGTAGTTGCTATGGGTGCGGCTATCCAAGGTGGTGTGATCACTGGTGATGTGAAAGACGTTGTTCTTCTTGACGTAACACCATTGTCACTTGGTATCGAAACAATGGGTGGTGTCTTCACAAAACTCATCGACCGTAACACAACAATTCCAACATCTAAATCACAAGTCTTCTCAACTGCAGCGGACAACCAACCGGCCGTTGATATCCACGTTCTTCAAGGTGAACGTCCAATGGCAGCAGATAACAAGACTCTTGGACGCTTCCAATTGACTGACATCCCGGCTGCACCTCGTGGAATTCCTCAAATCGAAGTAACATTTGACATCGACAAGAACGGTATCGTGTCTGTTAAGGCCAAAGACCTTGGAACTCAAAAAGAACAAACTATTGTCATCCAATCTAACTCAGGTTTGACTGATGAAGAAATCGACCGCATGATGAAAGATGCAGAGGCAAACGCTGAAGCAGATAAGAAACGTAAAGAAGAAGTAGACCTTCGTAACGAAGTAGACCAAGCAATCTTTGCGACTGAAAAGACAATCAAGGAAACTGAAGGAAAAGGCTTCGATGCAGAACGTGATGCTGCCCAAGCTGCACTTGATGAGCTTAAGAAAGCTCAAGAAGACAACAACTTGGACGAAATGAAAGCAAAACTCGAAGCCTTGAATGAAAAAGCTCAAGGACTTGCTGTTAAACTCTACGAACAAGCCGCAGCAGCGCAACAAGCTCAAGCAGGAGCAGAAGGCGCACAAGCAACAGGAAACGCAGGCGATGACGTCGTAGACGGAGAGTTTACGGAGAAATAA
- the grpE gene encoding nucleotide exchange factor GrpE — translation MAQDIKNEEMKEEEVVETTEETTPEKSELDLANERADEFENKYLRAHAEMQNIQRRANEERQNLQRYRSQDLAKAILPSLDNLERALAVEGLTDDVKKGLEMVQESLVYALKEEGIEEIAADGEFDHNYHMAIQTLPADDEHPADTIAQVFQKGYKLHDRILRPAMVVVYN, via the coding sequence ATGGCCCAAGATATAAAAAATGAAGAAATGAAAGAAGAGGAAGTTGTGGAAACAACTGAAGAAACAACTCCTGAAAAGTCAGAGTTGGACTTGGCAAATGAACGTGCAGATGAGTTTGAAAATAAATACCTTCGCGCTCATGCAGAAATGCAAAATATTCAACGCCGTGCCAATGAAGAACGTCAAAACTTGCAACGTTATCGTAGCCAAGACCTGGCAAAAGCAATCTTACCATCGCTCGACAACTTAGAACGTGCACTAGCCGTTGAAGGTTTGACAGACGATGTTAAAAAAGGATTGGAGATGGTGCAAGAAAGCTTGGTTTACGCTTTGAAAGAAGAAGGAATCGAAGAAATCGCAGCTGACGGCGAATTTGACCATAACTATCATATGGCCATCCAAACTCTCCCAGCAGATGATGAACATCCAGCAGATACCATCGCACAAGTCTTCCAAAAAGGCTACAAACTCCATGACCGCATCCTAAGACCGGCTATGGTAGTAGTATACAACTAG
- the hrcA gene encoding heat-inducible transcriptional repressor HrcA yields MVTERQQDILNLIIDIFTKTHEPVGSKALQESINSSSATIRNDMAALEKQGLLEKAHTSSGRMPSVAGFQYYVKHSLAFDRLAENEVYEIVKAFDQEFFKLEDILQEAANLLTDLSGCTVVALDVEPSRQRLTAFDIVVLGQHTALAVFTLDESRTVTSQFLIPRNFLQEDLLKLKNIIQERFLGHTVLDIHYKIRTEIPQIIQRYFTTTDNVMDLFEHIFKEMFNENIVVSGKVNLLNFANLAAYQFFDQPQKVALEIREGLHEDQMQNVRVADSQESCLANLAVISSKFLIPYRGFGILAIIGPVNLDYQQLVNQVNVVNRVLTMKLTDFYRYLSSNHYEVH; encoded by the coding sequence ATGGTTACAGAGCGTCAGCAGGATATTTTAAATCTGATTATTGACATCTTTACCAAAACGCACGAACCTGTCGGATCCAAGGCGCTACAAGAGTCTATCAATTCTAGTAGTGCTACCATTCGTAATGACATGGCAGCGCTAGAGAAGCAGGGTTTGCTTGAGAAGGCTCATACCTCAAGCGGTCGGATGCCAAGTGTCGCGGGATTTCAGTACTATGTGAAACACTCGCTTGCTTTTGATAGACTGGCTGAAAATGAGGTATACGAGATTGTCAAAGCCTTTGATCAGGAGTTCTTCAAACTGGAGGATATTCTGCAAGAGGCTGCTAATCTACTGACAGACCTGAGCGGCTGTACGGTAGTAGCACTGGATGTTGAGCCGAGTAGGCAACGGTTGACAGCCTTTGATATCGTTGTTTTGGGACAACATACAGCCTTGGCAGTATTTACCCTAGACGAGTCCCGAACGGTTACCAGTCAATTTCTGATTCCAAGGAACTTCTTGCAGGAAGATTTGCTGAAACTGAAGAACATCATTCAGGAACGTTTCCTCGGTCACACGGTTCTAGATATTCACTACAAGATTCGGACGGAGATCCCGCAGATTATCCAGCGTTACTTCACAACAACGGACAATGTCATGGATCTCTTTGAACACATTTTTAAAGAAATGTTCAATGAAAACATTGTGGTATCGGGAAAAGTCAATCTCTTGAATTTTGCCAATCTAGCGGCCTATCAGTTCTTTGACCAACCGCAAAAGGTGGCTTTGGAGATTCGTGAGGGTCTGCATGAAGATCAGATGCAAAATGTCCGTGTTGCGGACAGTCAGGAGTCTTGTCTAGCAAACTTGGCGGTGATTAGCAGTAAATTCCTCATCCCTTATCGTGGTTTTGGAATTCTAGCGATTATCGGTCCGGTCAATCTGGACTACCAGCAATTGGTCAATCAAGTCAATGTTGTCAATCGTGTTTTGACCATGAAGTTGACAGATTTTTACCGCTACCTCAGCAGTAATCATTACGAAGTACATTAA